In Desulfovibrio sp. X2, a single window of DNA contains:
- the nuoE gene encoding NADH-quinone oxidoreductase subunit NuoE, whose product MVNDQETTQNPPMCVLPAQPNDPLTPELEERLLAIIGATDEPKEKIVDVLYILQNHYGYLSDTAVREAARIMGLAPLQIEELATFYDYLYREPIGRYVIHVCDGVVCWMHNASLIFDHLCSKLGVRVGETTEDGMFTIMPTACIGDCHNAPSMLVNGRFYGRLTPEKIDDIIAHLRENYDEESRVLCR is encoded by the coding sequence ATGGTGAACGACCAGGAAACGACCCAGAATCCGCCCATGTGCGTGCTGCCGGCGCAGCCGAACGACCCGCTGACCCCGGAGCTCGAGGAGCGGCTGCTCGCCATCATCGGGGCGACGGACGAGCCCAAAGAGAAGATCGTGGACGTGCTCTACATCCTGCAGAACCACTACGGCTACCTCTCGGACACGGCCGTGCGCGAGGCCGCGCGGATCATGGGCCTGGCGCCGCTGCAGATAGAGGAGCTGGCCACCTTCTACGACTACCTCTACCGCGAGCCCATCGGCCGCTACGTGATCCACGTCTGCGACGGCGTGGTCTGCTGGATGCACAACGCCTCCCTGATCTTCGACCACCTCTGCTCCAAGCTCGGCGTGCGCGTAGGCGAGACCACCGAGGACGGCATGTTCACGATCATGCCCACGGCCTGCATCGGGGACTGCCACAACGCGCCCTCCATGCTCGTCAACGGTCGCTTCTACGGCCGCCTGACCCCGGAAAAGATCGACGACATCATCGCGCATCTGCGCGAGAACTACGACGAAGAGTCCAGGGTGCTGTGCAGGTGA
- a CDS encoding NADH-quinone oxidoreductase subunit F, whose amino-acid sequence MSELVLFKNRREGRAATFDEYRASGGYEALIDAVKNRTPGDVVRIVTESGLRGRGGAGFPTGRKWGSVHGDGGPRYILPNTDEMEPGTFKDRVLVNTDPHLVVEGIILAAYAVGACHGIFFIRPSYEQDAKVLERELSIAREAGFLGRNILGSDFSFDIDVHRSAGRYICGEASAQVNAIQGKRPNPIKVGEHLTETGLWGRPTVVNNVETLASVPHILKNGVPWFKSLAATPEGDGTKLYCVSGMVGAPGCYELPMGTALGDIIFEHGGGMLPGKDFKACLPGGASSGLMPASLLHVPMDFDAMKKAGQRLGTASIVVFDQETCLVGACLNLIGFFVRESCGWCTPCREGLPFIQEVLWRIEQGEGEERDIELLRETLDLMRYSYCAFAPGAAAPVEGLLRYFEDEVREHIRIKGCPFSASARCLSAPAPSTDAEDPAAREGCDLSTRRQEG is encoded by the coding sequence ATGAGCGAACTCGTCCTCTTCAAGAACAGGCGCGAGGGGCGCGCGGCCACCTTCGACGAGTACCGCGCGAGCGGCGGCTACGAGGCCCTGATCGACGCGGTGAAGAACAGGACGCCCGGGGACGTGGTGCGCATCGTCACCGAGTCCGGGCTGCGCGGCCGGGGCGGCGCGGGCTTCCCCACGGGCCGCAAGTGGGGCAGCGTGCACGGCGACGGAGGCCCCCGCTACATCCTGCCCAACACGGACGAAATGGAGCCGGGAACCTTCAAGGACCGCGTGCTGGTGAACACGGACCCGCACCTGGTCGTCGAGGGCATCATCCTGGCCGCTTACGCGGTCGGGGCCTGCCACGGCATCTTCTTCATCCGCCCCTCCTACGAGCAGGACGCCAAGGTGCTCGAGCGCGAACTCTCCATCGCCCGCGAGGCCGGGTTCCTGGGCAGGAACATCCTGGGCAGCGACTTCAGCTTCGACATCGACGTGCACCGCAGCGCGGGCCGCTACATCTGCGGCGAGGCCTCGGCCCAGGTGAACGCCATCCAGGGCAAGAGGCCGAACCCCATCAAGGTCGGCGAGCACCTCACCGAGACGGGGCTGTGGGGCAGGCCCACGGTGGTCAACAACGTGGAGACCCTGGCCTCGGTGCCGCACATCCTGAAGAACGGCGTGCCCTGGTTCAAGAGCCTGGCGGCCACGCCCGAGGGCGACGGCACGAAGCTCTACTGCGTGAGCGGCATGGTCGGCGCGCCCGGCTGCTACGAGCTGCCCATGGGCACGGCCCTGGGCGACATCATCTTCGAGCACGGCGGCGGCATGCTGCCCGGCAAGGACTTCAAGGCCTGCCTGCCCGGCGGCGCCTCCTCCGGCCTCATGCCCGCCTCGCTGCTGCACGTGCCCATGGACTTCGACGCCATGAAGAAGGCCGGGCAGCGGCTCGGCACGGCCTCCATCGTGGTCTTCGACCAGGAGACCTGCCTCGTGGGCGCCTGCCTGAACCTGATCGGCTTCTTCGTGCGCGAGTCCTGCGGCTGGTGCACCCCCTGCCGCGAGGGGCTGCCCTTCATCCAGGAGGTCCTCTGGCGCATCGAGCAGGGCGAGGGCGAGGAGCGCGACATCGAACTCCTGCGCGAGACCCTGGACCTGATGCGCTATTCCTATTGCGCCTTCGCGCCCGGCGCGGCCGCGCCCGTGGAGGGGCTCCTGCGCTACTTCGAGGACGAGGTGCGCGAGCACATCCGCATCAAGGGCTGCCCCTTCTCGGCCTCGGCGCGCTGCCTTTCGGCCCCGGCCCCGTCCACGGACGCCGAGGACCCGGCCGCCCGGGAAGGCTGCGACCTCTCGACCCGCAGGCAGGAGGGCTGA
- the nuoG gene encoding NADH-quinone oxidoreductase subunit NuoG — protein sequence MPTLTIDGLTITVEPGIPVIEAAERLGIVIPRFCYHEALGPVGACRMCAVMVLEAANARQKGLQMSCMLAAADGMVVSTDHPQAMRFRSYVAEWLMMDHPHDCPVCDEGGHCHLQDTTVAAGHSRRRYRGAKRTFPDQYLGPLIQHEMNRCIHCYRCVRFYQEYAGAYDFGALRIGRNVYYGRFEEGPFESPFAGNLVDVCPTGVFTDKPSRYKARRWDLERAASLCLSCSLGCATTAGARYHQLIRLEARRSPEVNGHFICDRGRYGHEYANLPERPRRARVNGAETTVDEALNELSRRIMALRVAAGPDSMACLSSPRASLESLAVLAHLASAQGWASPAFFPHARAAEASRAAAAALAPSLAVCQNEMSKADAILAVGVDPLCEAPMLALAMRRASRGGAKVAVLDPRPVALPLPFTHLPVRRAQLDAALAALCRAALPRPEDGAWASLWDALPEVPPEDADVEAFAAAAEFLGEAKFPVVVCGTDVAGPATMAMAAAFARLLAQGRERAGLFPVLSGADAMGAAVLDRAGDGLSVEEVLDAVEAGRVRGLVVCEADPFSTFPDKARLAAALGRLDLLAVLDCLPGELADAAHVLLPTQSVFECGGSFLNQEGRLQQARRVHGPGMPLAQATGGSHPERVFTHAVAGGDARPAWELLAALGNRLATAHGSGGGAETERWAALAADPWQAVAAASPALAATAPGTRAELCDDDTPPPPPELAPADPEPEADPLADVLFVEQTFGTEELSRRSPSLAGLVPAPAARLHELDAAELHLTDGDDVVLPMDGGVVRAVLRTARSMARGTLVLPRRPEAGWHVAGADAVRVALHRIWKEHEAPAGAEAQS from the coding sequence GTGCCCACGCTCACCATCGACGGCCTGACCATCACGGTCGAACCCGGCATCCCGGTCATCGAGGCGGCCGAGCGGCTCGGCATCGTCATCCCCCGCTTCTGCTACCACGAGGCGCTCGGGCCGGTGGGCGCCTGCCGCATGTGCGCGGTCATGGTCCTCGAGGCCGCCAACGCGCGGCAGAAGGGGCTGCAGATGAGCTGCATGCTCGCGGCCGCCGACGGCATGGTCGTCTCCACGGACCACCCGCAGGCCATGCGCTTCCGGAGCTACGTGGCCGAGTGGCTGATGATGGACCACCCGCACGACTGCCCGGTCTGCGACGAGGGCGGCCACTGCCACCTGCAGGACACCACGGTGGCCGCGGGCCATTCCAGGCGCCGCTACAGGGGCGCCAAGCGGACCTTCCCGGACCAGTACCTGGGGCCGCTCATCCAGCACGAGATGAACCGCTGCATCCACTGCTACCGCTGCGTGCGCTTCTACCAGGAGTACGCCGGGGCCTACGATTTCGGGGCGCTCAGGATCGGCCGCAACGTCTACTACGGCCGCTTCGAGGAGGGCCCGTTCGAGAGCCCGTTCGCGGGCAACCTGGTGGACGTCTGCCCCACGGGCGTGTTCACGGACAAGCCTTCGCGCTACAAGGCCCGGCGCTGGGACCTCGAGCGCGCGGCCTCGCTCTGCCTGTCCTGCTCGCTCGGCTGCGCGACCACGGCCGGGGCCCGCTACCACCAGCTCATCCGCCTGGAGGCCCGGCGCTCGCCCGAGGTCAACGGCCACTTCATCTGCGACCGCGGCCGCTACGGCCACGAGTACGCCAACCTGCCCGAGAGGCCCCGCCGCGCCCGCGTGAACGGCGCCGAAACGACCGTGGACGAGGCGCTGAACGAGCTTTCGCGCCGCATCATGGCCCTGCGCGTGGCCGCGGGGCCGGACAGCATGGCCTGCCTCTCCTCGCCGCGCGCGAGCCTGGAGAGCCTGGCCGTGCTCGCACACCTGGCCTCGGCCCAGGGCTGGGCCTCGCCCGCGTTCTTCCCCCACGCCCGCGCCGCCGAGGCAAGCCGCGCGGCCGCCGCAGCGCTCGCGCCCTCCCTGGCCGTGTGCCAGAACGAGATGTCCAAGGCCGACGCCATCCTGGCCGTGGGCGTGGACCCGCTCTGCGAGGCGCCCATGCTGGCCCTGGCCATGCGCCGGGCCTCGCGCGGCGGCGCCAAGGTCGCGGTGCTGGACCCGCGCCCGGTGGCCCTGCCCCTGCCCTTCACGCACCTGCCCGTGCGGCGCGCCCAGCTCGACGCGGCGCTGGCGGCCCTGTGCCGGGCCGCGCTGCCGCGCCCCGAAGACGGCGCCTGGGCCTCCTTATGGGACGCCCTGCCCGAGGTGCCCCCGGAGGACGCGGACGTGGAGGCCTTCGCCGCGGCGGCCGAGTTCCTGGGCGAGGCGAAATTCCCCGTCGTCGTCTGCGGCACGGACGTGGCCGGACCGGCGACCATGGCCATGGCCGCGGCCTTCGCGCGCCTCCTGGCCCAGGGCCGGGAGCGGGCCGGGCTCTTCCCCGTGCTGTCCGGGGCCGACGCCATGGGCGCGGCCGTGCTGGACCGCGCGGGCGACGGCCTCAGCGTCGAGGAGGTCCTCGACGCCGTGGAGGCGGGCCGCGTGCGCGGGCTCGTGGTCTGCGAGGCCGATCCCTTCTCGACCTTTCCGGACAAGGCGCGGCTTGCGGCCGCGCTCGGAAGGCTCGACCTGCTCGCGGTCCTGGACTGCCTGCCGGGCGAGCTTGCGGATGCGGCGCACGTCCTTTTGCCCACGCAAAGCGTGTTCGAGTGCGGCGGCTCCTTCCTGAACCAGGAGGGCCGCCTGCAGCAGGCGCGGCGCGTGCACGGCCCGGGCATGCCCCTGGCCCAGGCCACGGGCGGCAGCCACCCGGAGCGCGTCTTCACGCACGCGGTCGCGGGCGGCGACGCCAGGCCCGCCTGGGAGCTCCTGGCCGCCCTCGGCAACCGCCTCGCCACGGCGCACGGCTCCGGAGGCGGGGCCGAGACGGAGCGCTGGGCCGCGCTCGCGGCCGATCCCTGGCAGGCCGTGGCCGCCGCCTCGCCCGCGCTGGCCGCGACCGCGCCGGGCACGCGCGCGGAGCTTTGCGACGACGACACGCCCCCGCCTCCGCCGGAGCTCGCGCCCGCCGATCCGGAACCCGAGGCCGACCCCCTGGCCGACGTGCTCTTCGTGGAGCAGACTTTCGGCACGGAAGAACTCTCCCGGCGCTCGCCGAGCCTCGCCGGGCTCGTCCCGGCGCCCGCGGCCCGGCTGCACGAGCTGGACGCCGCGGAACTGCACCTCACGGACGGCGACGACGTGGTGCTGCCCATGGACGGCGGCGTGGTGCGGGCCGTGCTCAGGACCGCCAGGTCCATGGCGCGCGGCACGCTGGTGCTGCCGCGCAGGCCCGAGGCGGGCTGGCACGTGGCCGGGGCGGACGCGGTCCGCGTGGCCCTGCACCGCATCTGGAAGGAACACGAGGCGCCCGCGGGCGCGGAGGCGCAGTCATGA
- the nuoH gene encoding NADH-quinone oxidoreductase subunit NuoH, producing the protein MNETLAVFLAGFGLLLLKMAVVLGVALGAAAYLVLFERKLLGRFQLRYGPNRVGPFGLLQPMADGVKMLLKEDLIPEGADRVLFLLAPALPTVTALLTFAVVPFGDTLTVMGHAVPLVISDLNVGLLFVLALSSYSVYGVVLGGWASNSKYSLLGAIRGGAQMISYELSLGLSLVPVVMLSRSLSLVDIVNAQASCPFILMQPLAFAIFFISALAESKRVPFDLPEAENELMAGYHTEYSGMRFALYFVGEYLNMFALGLLLAVFFLGGWRGPFLPPFVWLLLKAAVVPFFLVWSRASLPRLRYDQLMHLGWKVLTPLALVNIVLTGLGMVLWG; encoded by the coding sequence ATGAACGAGACGCTCGCCGTGTTCCTGGCCGGATTCGGCCTGCTGCTGCTCAAGATGGCCGTGGTGCTCGGCGTGGCGCTGGGCGCGGCGGCCTATCTGGTGCTCTTCGAGCGCAAGCTGCTCGGCCGCTTCCAGCTGCGCTACGGCCCCAACCGCGTGGGCCCCTTCGGCCTGCTCCAGCCCATGGCGGACGGCGTGAAGATGCTGCTCAAGGAGGACCTGATCCCCGAGGGCGCGGACCGCGTGCTCTTCCTGCTGGCCCCGGCCCTGCCCACGGTCACGGCCCTGCTGACCTTCGCCGTGGTGCCCTTCGGCGACACGCTCACCGTCATGGGCCATGCCGTCCCCCTGGTCATCTCGGACCTGAACGTCGGGCTCCTCTTCGTGCTGGCGCTGTCCTCCTACAGCGTCTACGGCGTGGTGCTCGGCGGCTGGGCCTCCAACTCCAAGTACAGCCTGCTCGGGGCCATCCGCGGCGGCGCGCAGATGATCAGCTACGAGCTCTCCCTCGGCCTCTCGCTGGTGCCGGTGGTCATGCTCTCGCGCTCCCTGAGCCTCGTGGACATCGTCAACGCCCAGGCGAGCTGCCCCTTCATCCTCATGCAGCCGCTCGCCTTCGCCATCTTCTTCATAAGCGCCCTGGCCGAGTCCAAGCGCGTGCCCTTCGACCTGCCCGAGGCCGAGAACGAGCTCATGGCGGGCTACCACACCGAGTACAGCGGCATGCGCTTCGCCCTCTACTTCGTGGGCGAGTACCTGAACATGTTCGCCCTCGGCCTGCTGCTCGCGGTCTTCTTCCTGGGCGGCTGGCGCGGGCCGTTCCTGCCGCCCTTCGTCTGGCTGCTCCTGAAGGCGGCCGTGGTGCCCTTCTTCCTGGTCTGGTCGCGCGCGAGCCTGCCCAGGCTCCGCTACGACCAGCTCATGCACCTGGGCTGGAAGGTGCTCACCCCCCTGGCCCTGGTGAACATCGTGCTCACGGGCCTGGGCATGGTCCTTTGGGGATGA
- the nuoI gene encoding NADH-quinone oxidoreductase subunit NuoI: MNEMKHNGIRETLREIAEGAGGIASAYATTLRHLFRKPITEQYPEYRRPLPERSRARIILTRSPDGSERCVACYLCSGACPVNCISMESAERENGRRYARWFRINFGRCIYCGLCEEACPTLAIQLTPDFEFCSDDILKLVAEKEDLLVDHGGKNQDYDFYKVAGVAATSPKGTHENESVPVNIKSNLP; encoded by the coding sequence ATGAACGAGATGAAGCACAACGGGATCAGGGAGACGCTGCGGGAGATCGCGGAAGGCGCGGGCGGGATCGCCTCGGCCTACGCCACCACCCTGCGCCATCTCTTCAGGAAGCCCATCACCGAGCAGTACCCGGAGTACAGGCGGCCGCTGCCCGAGCGCTCGCGCGCCCGCATCATCCTCACCCGCAGCCCGGACGGCAGCGAGCGCTGCGTGGCCTGCTACCTCTGCTCCGGCGCCTGCCCGGTGAACTGCATCTCCATGGAGTCGGCCGAGCGCGAGAACGGGCGGCGCTACGCCCGCTGGTTCCGCATCAACTTCGGCCGCTGCATCTACTGCGGCCTGTGCGAGGAGGCCTGCCCCACCCTGGCCATCCAGCTGACCCCCGACTTCGAGTTCTGCAGCGACGACATCCTGAAGCTGGTGGCCGAGAAGGAGGACCTGCTGGTGGACCACGGCGGCAAGAACCAGGACTACGATTTCTACAAGGTGGCGGGCGTGGCCGCGACCTCGCCCAAGGGCACGCACGAGAACGAGAGCGTGCCCGTGAACATCAAGAGCAACCTGCCCTGA
- a CDS encoding NADH-quinone oxidoreductase subunit J — MSLYALLFYVLGAVILAATAMALTRRTLMHGVIYLVNAFVATGLLFYLLGAPLLAAFEVIIYAGAIMVLFLFIVMFMQPKDAAHEGLSPQQWIFPAVLAVSIVISGAALILSGPGAGKPMAMAMAAPRELGRFVYDRYWLAVEVVSFLLFIGLAGAYYLGRDARHEAPEKPRPAEVDGTASEAPDAEADAQPGAEPDAKKEETR, encoded by the coding sequence ATGAGCCTGTACGCGCTGCTCTTCTACGTGCTCGGGGCGGTGATCCTCGCGGCCACGGCCATGGCGCTCACGCGGCGCACGCTGATGCACGGCGTGATCTACCTGGTCAACGCCTTCGTGGCCACGGGACTCCTCTTCTACCTGCTCGGCGCGCCCCTGCTCGCGGCCTTCGAGGTCATCATCTACGCGGGCGCGATCATGGTCCTCTTCCTCTTCATCGTCATGTTCATGCAGCCCAAGGACGCGGCGCACGAGGGACTTTCTCCCCAGCAGTGGATCTTCCCGGCCGTCCTGGCCGTCTCCATCGTCATCTCCGGCGCGGCCCTCATCCTCTCCGGGCCCGGCGCGGGCAAGCCCATGGCCATGGCCATGGCCGCGCCGCGCGAGCTCGGCCGCTTCGTCTACGACCGGTACTGGCTCGCGGTGGAGGTCGTCTCCTTCCTGCTCTTCATCGGCCTGGCCGGGGCCTACTACCTGGGCCGGGACGCGAGGCACGAGGCGCCCGAGAAGCCGCGGCCCGCGGAGGTCGACGGCACGGCGAGCGAGGCCCCGGACGCGGAAGCGGATGCACAGCCGGGTGCAGAACCGGATGCGAAAAAGGAGGAGACGCGATGA
- the nuoK gene encoding NADH-quinone oxidoreductase subunit NuoK, translated as MIVPLEHVLILAGILFLMGALCAVVRRNLVMILLGVEVMLNAAGIALTGAALRWNALDGQAFVLFIMGVAAAEVAVGLALIVHLRRRTGSLDADAYSELKG; from the coding sequence ATGATCGTTCCCCTCGAGCACGTGCTGATCCTCGCGGGCATCCTCTTCCTCATGGGCGCGCTCTGCGCGGTGGTGCGGCGCAACCTGGTCATGATCCTGCTCGGCGTGGAGGTCATGCTGAACGCCGCGGGCATCGCCCTGACGGGCGCGGCCCTGCGCTGGAACGCCCTGGACGGGCAGGCCTTCGTGCTCTTCATCATGGGCGTGGCCGCGGCCGAGGTCGCGGTGGGCCTGGCCCTCATCGTCCACCTCAGACGGCGCACCGGCAGCCTGGACGCCGACGCCTACAGCGAGCTGAAGGGGTAG
- the nuoL gene encoding NADH-quinone oxidoreductase subunit L, giving the protein MKTAVALVLLFPLLGAAWQALFARGVPRRTAQALACLAVFGSLCAAVAVLSMNWGRESALTLLPWFSVGSFSAAMDVLLDPLSGLMAVMVTFVSLIIHVYSAWYMREDESYVRYFCYLNLFVFFMLVITLADNLVFLFLGWEGVGFCSYALIGFWYLDDANTRAGRKAFILTRIGDVAFLVAIAVLVSVFGTPSIARIVAGVSGTGAALLTPGTATLLGLLLLWAATGKSAQMPLLVWLPDAMAGPTPVSALIHAATMVTAGVYLLMRLFPLLALSHTALLCVAAVGAFTALFASCAALGQRDIKRILAWSTISQVGYMFLGIGAGTVSGAMFHLLSHAFFKSLLFMGAGCVIQALHEEHDVFRMGRRVRTALPWLYWVFLCGCLALAGVPPVSGFFSKGGILLACFDYASTGGGAYTLLWLMGTAAAFLTAVYTFRLFFLAFTGTPALSPGREAQKIPGGMTHVLWPLAVLSVVGGVLNLPEHGWLDRVIGGGLPHAAGASVLGLSPALVVDGLDTLLVVAGILTAWHLFGPRAARTAPSEGGLRAFAERGLGLDGLYRNLIARPYLAMAPVMRGTDERGVDAAAEGTGRLAVLAARAVRPWATGRLSYYLAMLLLGLAFILAALAGRVI; this is encoded by the coding sequence GTGAAGACCGCCGTCGCCCTCGTGCTCCTCTTCCCCCTGCTCGGCGCCGCATGGCAGGCCCTGTTCGCCCGGGGCGTGCCGCGCCGCACGGCGCAGGCCCTGGCCTGCCTGGCCGTATTCGGCAGCCTCTGCGCCGCCGTGGCCGTCCTGTCCATGAACTGGGGCCGCGAGAGCGCCCTGACGCTCCTGCCCTGGTTCTCGGTCGGCTCCTTCTCCGCGGCCATGGACGTGCTCCTCGACCCGCTCTCCGGGCTCATGGCCGTGATGGTCACCTTCGTCTCGCTGATCATCCACGTCTACTCGGCCTGGTACATGCGCGAGGACGAAAGCTACGTGCGCTATTTCTGCTACCTGAACCTCTTCGTCTTCTTCATGCTGGTCATCACCCTGGCCGACAACCTGGTCTTCCTCTTCCTGGGCTGGGAGGGCGTGGGCTTCTGCTCCTACGCGCTGATCGGCTTCTGGTACCTGGACGACGCCAATACGCGGGCCGGGCGCAAGGCCTTCATCCTCACGCGCATCGGCGACGTGGCCTTCCTCGTGGCCATCGCCGTGCTCGTGTCCGTCTTCGGCACGCCCTCCATCGCGCGCATCGTCGCCGGAGTTTCCGGGACCGGCGCGGCGCTGCTCACCCCGGGCACGGCGACCCTGCTGGGGCTCCTGCTGCTGTGGGCCGCCACGGGCAAGTCGGCGCAGATGCCGCTGCTCGTTTGGCTGCCGGATGCCATGGCGGGCCCGACCCCGGTCTCGGCGCTCATCCACGCCGCGACCATGGTCACGGCGGGCGTCTACCTCCTCATGCGCCTCTTCCCGCTGCTCGCCCTCTCGCACACGGCCCTGCTCTGCGTCGCGGCCGTGGGCGCGTTCACGGCCCTGTTCGCGTCCTGCGCCGCGCTCGGCCAGCGCGACATCAAGCGCATCCTGGCCTGGTCCACCATCAGCCAGGTGGGCTACATGTTCCTCGGCATCGGCGCGGGCACGGTCAGCGGGGCCATGTTCCACCTGCTCAGCCACGCCTTCTTCAAGTCCCTGCTCTTCATGGGCGCGGGCTGCGTCATCCAGGCCCTGCACGAGGAGCACGACGTGTTCCGCATGGGCCGCCGGGTGCGCACCGCGCTCCCCTGGCTCTACTGGGTCTTCCTCTGCGGCTGCCTGGCGCTCGCGGGCGTGCCGCCGGTCTCGGGCTTCTTCAGCAAGGGCGGCATCCTGCTGGCCTGCTTCGACTACGCGAGCACGGGCGGCGGGGCCTACACCCTGCTCTGGCTCATGGGCACGGCGGCGGCCTTCCTGACCGCGGTCTACACCTTCCGCCTCTTCTTCCTGGCCTTCACCGGCACGCCCGCCCTGTCGCCCGGCCGCGAGGCGCAGAAGATCCCGGGCGGCATGACCCACGTGCTCTGGCCCCTGGCCGTCCTTTCCGTGGTCGGCGGTGTGCTGAACCTGCCCGAGCACGGCTGGCTCGACCGCGTGATAGGCGGCGGACTGCCCCACGCCGCGGGCGCGTCGGTCCTCGGCCTGTCTCCCGCGCTCGTGGTGGACGGCCTGGACACGCTCCTCGTCGTCGCGGGCATCCTCACGGCCTGGCATCTCTTCGGCCCGCGCGCCGCGCGCACCGCGCCCTCCGAGGGCGGGCTGCGCGCCTTTGCCGAGCGCGGCCTGGGGCTGGACGGCCTCTACCGGAACCTGATCGCCCGGCCCTACCTGGCCATGGCCCCGGTCATGCGCGGCACGGACGAGCGCGGCGTGGACGCCGCGGCCGAGGGCACGGGCCGCCTGGCCGTGCTCGCGGCCCGGGCCGTGCGCCCCTGGGCCACGGGCCGCCTGTCGTACTATCTGGCCATGCTGCTCCTGGGGCTGGCCTTCATCCTCGCCGCCCTGGCCGGGAGGGTCATATGA
- a CDS encoding NuoM family protein: MIASAAANAFPLLSAVTFLPLLGGIAALPLKDRPDLCRILCLLVALADLALVALLPCYGDLFGALAGGGGAVLAEDFAWIPRFGIRYTLALDGLSYLLVVMTAFLGVLAVLVSWREITRRTASYHAFLLFTQTSAMGVFLARDLFLFYLFWEVQLVPMFFLIGIWGHERRREAALKFFLFSIAGGLFMLLAVIGLYLAHGAQTGDYTFALPALLASPATGAAGAWLFAAFLLAFAIKMPIVPVHTWLPDAHTQAPTAGSLILAGVLLKTGAYALVRWAFPLFPQASAASATLLVVLGVGGLFYVSWIALAQTDVKRLIAYSSIGHMGLIVLGVAVWDRISLAGSVLQMVNHALTTGALFIMVGMLAERTDSREMSDFGGLWKRMPVFSAFFLLFCLASAGLPGLGNFVSELLILVGSYQVRPVAAVFAFAGMVFTLVYVLRLVQGTLFGEPGGRSAALAALPDLSARETAILVPLALSTLYLGLAPSGALELLHGPIGGLLGLR, from the coding sequence ATGATCGCTTCGGCCGCGGCCAATGCCTTCCCCCTGCTCTCGGCAGTGACCTTCCTCCCCCTCCTGGGAGGCATCGCGGCCCTGCCGCTCAAGGACCGGCCGGACCTGTGCCGCATCCTCTGCCTGCTCGTCGCCCTGGCGGACCTCGCCCTGGTGGCGCTGCTGCCGTGCTACGGCGACCTCTTCGGCGCCCTCGCGGGGGGCGGCGGCGCGGTCCTGGCGGAGGACTTCGCCTGGATCCCCCGCTTCGGCATCCGCTACACCCTGGCCCTGGACGGCCTGAGCTACCTGCTGGTGGTCATGACCGCCTTCCTGGGCGTGCTCGCGGTGCTGGTCTCCTGGCGCGAGATCACGCGCAGGACCGCCAGCTACCACGCCTTCCTGCTCTTCACCCAGACCTCGGCCATGGGCGTGTTCCTGGCGCGCGACCTCTTCCTCTTCTACCTCTTCTGGGAGGTCCAGCTGGTGCCCATGTTCTTCCTCATCGGCATCTGGGGCCACGAGAGGCGCAGGGAGGCGGCGCTCAAGTTCTTCCTCTTCAGCATCGCGGGCGGCCTGTTCATGCTGCTGGCGGTCATCGGCCTGTACCTCGCGCACGGCGCGCAGACGGGCGACTACACCTTCGCCCTGCCCGCTCTGCTGGCCTCCCCGGCCACGGGCGCGGCCGGAGCCTGGCTCTTCGCCGCCTTCCTCCTGGCCTTCGCCATCAAGATGCCCATCGTGCCGGTGCACACCTGGCTGCCGGACGCCCACACCCAGGCCCCCACCGCGGGCAGCCTGATCCTGGCGGGCGTGCTGCTGAAGACCGGCGCCTACGCCCTGGTGCGCTGGGCCTTCCCGCTCTTCCCCCAGGCCTCGGCCGCAAGCGCCACGCTCCTCGTGGTGCTGGGCGTGGGCGGGCTCTTCTACGTCTCCTGGATCGCCCTGGCGCAGACCGACGTGAAGCGCCTGATCGCCTATTCGAGCATCGGCCACATGGGGCTCATCGTGCTCGGCGTGGCCGTGTGGGACCGCATCTCCCTGGCGGGCTCGGTGCTGCAGATGGTCAACCACGCCCTGACAACGGGCGCGCTGTTCATCATGGTAGGCATGCTGGCCGAGCGCACGGACAGCCGCGAGATGTCGGACTTCGGCGGGCTGTGGAAGCGCATGCCCGTGTTCAGCGCCTTCTTCCTGCTCTTCTGCCTGGCCTCGGCAGGGCTGCCTGGCCTGGGCAACTTCGTCAGCGAGCTGCTCATCCTCGTGGGCTCGTATCAGGTGCGCCCCGTGGCCGCCGTCTTCGCCTTCGCGGGCATGGTCTTCACCCTGGTCTACGTGCTGCGGCTCGTGCAGGGCACGCTCTTCGGAGAGCCGGGAGGCCGCAGCGCGGCCCTGGCCGCGCTGCCCGACCTGAGCGCGCGCGAGACGGCCATCCTGGTGCCCCTGGCCCTGTCCACCCTCTACCTGGGGCTCGCCCCCTCGGGCGCGCTCGAGCTCCTGCACGGGCCGATCGGCGGGCTCCTGGGCCTGCGCTAG